The Pelobacter seleniigenes DSM 18267 genomic sequence CCCTGCACTGCGGCATCGGCCTGCTGTGCGGCTGCGCCATGCTGGACCTGGCGTTCTATGGCTTTCGCCTGGTTGTGCGCAATTACAACTTCGGCAATACCTCGGCGGCCATGCAGCTGCCCATGTACATCGCTTACCTGCCGATTCCGTTCTTTGCCCTGATCATGGCGCTGCGCTTTTACCGGATTGCCTGGAACGCCCTGCGCGGCCAGCTGCAGACACCCAAAACCGATGGCGGAGGGCAGCTGTCATGATGACCACCGTCGCCATCGGCTTTGCCGCCCTGATGCTGGCCGGGGTTCCGCTGGCTTTCATGCTGATCATCGTCACCATGATCGCCCTGCAGCTGTTCTCCTTTACTCCCCAGCAGGCGGTGGTGGAGCAGCTTTTCAACTCCCTCGACTCCTTTGTGCTCCTGGCGATCCCCTTCTTCGTCCTCGCCGGGTCGATCATGACCAAAGGGGCCATCGCCAAACGTTTGATCGCCTTTATCAACTCCCTGGTCGGCTGGATTCCCGGGGGACTCGGCGTGTCCGGGGTACTGGCCTGCATCTTTTTCGCGGCCATTTCCGGTTCCGGCCCGGCCACGGTGGTCGCCATCGGCTCGATCATGATTCCGGCCCTGGTCGAAGCCGGCTACCATAAACGCTTTGCCATCGGCCTGATCACCACCTCCGGTTCGCTGGGGATCGTCATTCCGCCGTCGATCCCGATGATCCTTTACTGCCTGGTCATGAACGTCTCGGTGGCCGAGATGTTCATGGCCGGGATTCTGCCCGGCCTGTTGATCGGGCTGTCCCTGGTCATTTATACGGTCCTCCGCGCCCGCCGCCACAACTGGAAAATCGGTGAGCGGCCGAGCCTGGCCGAGGTGATCAGAACCGGCAAGGAGGGGTTCTGGGCCATTCTCCTGCCGGTGGTGGTGCTGGGCGGGATCTATTCAGGGGTCTTCACCCCGACCGAAGCGGCCGCGGTCAGTGTCGGCTATGCCCTGTTCGTCGAGCTGTTCATCTACCGCGAATGCTCGCTGCGGGAGATCCCCGAAATCTGCCGGGAATCCTCCATCATGGCGTCCTGCCTGCTGTTCCTGCTGGCCGGGGCCATGACCTTCAACTGGCTGCTGACCGCCGAAGAAATACCGGCCATGGTCGCCCGCTTCGTCATGGAGCATATCCACAGCCCCTGGCTGTTCCTGCTCGCTATCAACCTGCTGCTGCTGATTTTGGGCTGTTTCATGGACAGCGTCAGCGCGGTGCTGATCCTTTCACCACTGTTCCTCGACACCCTGCAGGGTTATCATATCGATCTGGTCCATTTCGGCATCGTCATGGTCCTGAATATCGAGTTCGGCATGCTGACCCCGCCCTTCGGGCTCAACCTGTTCGTCTCCATGGGCGTAACCGGGGAAAAGTTGCGCACCGTGGTCAGTGGGGTGCTGCCGCTCCTGGCGCTCCTGCTCTGCTGTCTGCTGCTGGTGACTTATATCCCGGACATCTCCCTGCTGCTGCCCAAACTGTTTTTGAGGTAAGAACTGATGAAGTCTGTTGCAATCCCTTGTTCCCGCGACCGGATCACCCTCGAGCTGCCCGCGGCAGCGGCGCAGAAAGCCCGTCTGGTCGAAACCCGCAAAGCCAACGCAGCCGTCCTCAGTGCAGCCGACATCGCCGATTCCCTGGAGCAGCCGCTGGGTTGTGCTCCGCTACGGGAACTGGCCAGGGGGAAAAAATCCGCCTGCGTGGTGATTTCCGATATCACCCGGCCGGTGCCCAACCGGCTACTTCTGCCACCGCTGCTGAGCCGCCTGGAACAGGCCGGAATCCCCCGTGACGCCATCACCATTTTGATTGCCACCGGGATGCATCGCCCGAATCTCGGCAACGAGCTGGAAGAGCTGGTCGGTGGCGAGATCGCCGCTGGTTACCGGATCATCAATCACGACTGTCACGAACGGGACAACCTGCGCCAGGTGGCGGTCATCGACGGTGCGCCCATCGAGGTTAACCGCCACTACCTGGACGCCGAATTCAAGGTCCTCACCGGCCTCATCGAGCCCCACCCTTTTGCTGGTTTTTCCGGCGGCGGCAAATCGATTCTGCCCGGACTGGCCAGTTTCGAGACCATGAAGTTCATGCACTCCTTCGCCCTGGTCGATCACCCGGAGGTGGCGACCGCGCGGATTGCCGATAACCCGTTTCGCCACCATATCAACAGGGTCAGCGCTGCTGCCGGGGTTGATTTCATCGCCAATGTGCTGATCGACGATGCCAAACAACCGGTCGCCATCTTCAGCGGCGACCCGCAAGCCGCCTTTAGCGCCGGTTGCCGCCAAGCGGAGAACAATGCCGTGGTTCATGTCGGCAGCCCCGCCGACCTGGTCATCACCAGCGGCGGCGGCTACCCCCTTGACGCCACCCTTTACCAGTCGAGCAAAGGGCTGATTGCGGCCGGGAATATTGTCCGCCCGGGCGGCACCATTTTGATGATCGCCGGCTGCAACGAAGGACTCGGCAGCCGCAGTTATTGCGACATTATCCGTTCGGCCCAGGCCTCGCCGGAACAATTTCGCGCTCATTACAGCAATCCTGACAATTTCGTTATTGACCAGTGGGGAGCGCAGGTCTATTTTCAAACTCTTGAACGTTGCGGCAGAATTCTGCTCTATTCCCCGCACCTGACCCAGCAGGACATTGACCCCTTCGGCATGACTTTGGTCACGGACCCGGCGGCGGTGCTGCCCGAACTCTGCGCGCAAAGCCAAAGCATCTATATCGTCCCTGAAGGTCCTTATGTCGGCTGTGTCCTTTAGCCCGTAGAGCCCAAGGATGACGGTTAAAACCGAGATCGTCCATTAACTTTTTAATTTGTGCAGGCTTGGAAAATCGTATTTTCCCGGACCCCGCCTGAAAAGATCCACAGCCGGACCTTTTCAACAGCCGATAAGTTCATCGCCAGTTTGGAAGTGATTGACATGTTGTTGCCTTCGCGCGTAGCCCTATTTCTAACCTGTTCCGCAGAAACCCTTTATCCGGCCGTTGGTCGTGCCTGTGTCGCCGTTCTGGAAGCCGCCGGATTCGAAGTCGCCTTCCCCGCCAGCCAGACCTGCTGCGGCCAGAAATGGTTCAACAGCAACGAACCGGCCGAGGCGCGGATCCTGGCCCGGCATTTTCTCGAGGTGTTCGAGGATTCCCCGGCCATCGTCGCCCCCAGTTCCTCATGCGTCGACACCGTCCGCAACGGCTACCCGGAACTGTTCACCGACGACCCGGCCCTGCACAAACGCTTTGTCTCCCTGGGCAGCAAAACCTTTGAGTTCTGTGAATTCCTCAATAAAGCCGGGATCCGCCAGCTGCCGGCTCTGCCCGCCCCGGTGCTGACCACTTACCATTCGACCTGCCGGACCCTGCGCGGCATCGGCCTGGTCGGCGTCGCGGAAAAATACCTCCAGCAACTGTGCGGCGACATGTTCATCCCCCTGCCCAACGCCGACACCTGCTGCGGCTTCGGCGGCACCTTCAGCGTCAAGCTGCCCGAGGTGTCCGGTCAGCTGCTCCAGGACAAGCTGGATGCCATCGTCGCCACCCGCGCCGAGGTTGTCACCGCCCTTGACCTGAGTTGCCTGACTCATTTGAGCAACGGCGCCAAACGCCTGGGCATGAACCGGCAGCGCTTTGTTCACCTGGCGGAGTTAATGGCCGAAGCGTTGCAAGGAGGCCGGGCATGAAAAGATCCCTGACCCGTCATAGCTTCCGCCTGGCCAGCGCCCGAGCCATTCCCGACGCTCGCCTGCGCGCCGCGGTCAGGAAGACCGCCGGAGTCCTTGCCGACATGCGCGCCAAAACCGTGGCCGGCAAACCGGATTTCGAGGCCCTGCGCGACTGGGGCCGTTCCCGCAAGATCGAGATTTCAGGGGATCTGGCCAAATGGGCGGATCAGTTCGCCGCCAACGTTGAACGCCAGGGCGGCATTGTCCATCGGGCCAAAGACGCCGCTGACGCCGGACGGATTATCACCGAAATCGCCAAGGCTCATGGCGTTCAGGTCGCAGTCAAATCCAAGTCCATGACCAGTGAAGAGGTCGGTTTGAACCAGCTGATGCAGGCGGCCGGCATCGAAGTCACGGAAACCGACCTGGGCGAATTCATCATCCAGCTGGCCGGTGAACATCCGTCCCACATCCTCGCGCCGGCCATCCACCGCAGTCAGGACGAAGTGCGCAGCCTCTTTGCAGAAAAACTCTGCGCCCCGGATAACCTCGATGTCGAAGGGATGGTCCGCTTCGCTCGCAAGGTGCTGCGCCATCGCTTTTTAGAAGCGGGCATGGGGATTACCGGCTGCAACTTTGCCGTCGCCGACACCGGCACCGTGACCATCGTCACCAACGAGGGGAACGGCCGCATGTGCACCAGCCTGCCGCCGGTCCATGTGGCCCTGGTCGGCATGGAAAAGATTATCCCCAGCATCAAGGACCTACCCGACTTCCTGTCCCTGCTGACCTGCTCCGCCACCGGCCAGCGCGCCTCCAGCTACATCAGTATGACTACCGGCCCGCGCCGGCCTGGGGAGTGCGAAGGCCCGGAAGAAGTTCATGTGGTGCTCCTCGACAACGGCCGCACCAACATCGCTGCCGGGCCCTGGCGGGAGATTCTCCACTGTCTGCACTGCGGCAGCTGCCTCAACCACTGCCCGGTCTATAACGCGGTCGGCGGGCACGCCTATGAATCCCCCTATTCCGGACCCATGGGGACGGTGCTGTCGTCATTGATCTGGGGGGAAAATATCTATCCGGATCTGGCCAACGCCTGCACCTTGTGCGGCCGTTGCGTCGACTATTGTGCGGTCAAAGTGCCGCTGCGCAGCTTCCACCGCACCCTGCGCAACCGCAACCGCCAGGCGACCTTTAAAAGCATGCTGCCGGCCCGTCTGGCGACCTATCCCGGCTCTTATCGGCGCGGCATCGCTGCCGTGCGCAGACTGCTGCGCAACAAGTCGATTGCGCCGCTGTTACGAGCCACCAACCAGGCCGCAGCCAACTGGCTGAGCTGCCGAGAACTGCCGACGCCGAGCGATGAGCAGTCATTCCGCCAGTGGTGGCAACAACGGATTCCCAATCAACAGGATCCGCCACAATTGATCCGCGAGCAGCAACCGGCCAAACCGGCGGCCGTTCCAGTCGCCCCTTCCCCTGCCACACCAACGCAGGAGGAGCTGTTCGAACTGTATCGTCAGCGCGCCACCGCCATCGGCGTTGAACTGGCTGAAATCACTCGTGAGCAACTCGCCACGCAGTTGCAGGCTCTCATTGAAGCTGAAGCGATCTCCTGCACCGCCCTGCCCAGTGGCTGCTGGCCGACAGAAATCCTCCAGCAGGTCACCGGTGTTCTGGAAGCCAGTGCCAGCCATCTGACCACCACCGAGGATAATGTCCACGGTACCGGCTGGCATCAGGACGATCTGATCAACGCCCGGCTCGGCGTCACCTGGTGCAAAGCCTTCCTGGCCGAAACCGGCTCCATGGTCTTTGCCGCCGGTCCCAGCCACGGCACCCTGGCCTCGCTGCTCCCGGAAGTCCACCTGGCCATCAGCACCAAGGAGGCCTTGTTTGCCGACCTGAAGGCCTATTTCAAGGCCAACCCGGGGACGCTCCCGTCCCGACTGACGCAGATTTCAGGCCCCAGTCGCACCGGCGATATCGAAGGGACCATGACCGTCGGAGTGCATGGCCCGCGCCGGGTCATTCACTGGATTCTGGCCACGGAGAACCGTACCACCGGCCAAGGATAAACGCTGCCCATGGCCGCCTGGTATCTCAACAGCCTTGTCGCGCTGCTCCTGCTCGGGACGCAGCGCTTTTTATACAAGGTTGCCGCAGAACGCGGGGCCGGTTCGTCCCTGACCACGGCGGTGTTCATGGCTACGGTCGCGCTGTTAAGCGGCATCGCCTATCTCGGCAGCGGCGAGCCCAGTACCGGCAGTCTGACCGTGCTGCTGCTGTTGGCCCTGCTTAACAGCAGCTCCTTTGCCTGCGCCACCATCGCCCAGATTGAAGCGCTCAAGCGTCTGCCAGCTGGAATCGCCTATCCCCTCACCCGCTTGAGCCTGGTGCTGGTGATTCTTTTTTCTTTGATCTATTTTCATGAAACCCTGCAGCCATGGCAGTGGCTGGGTGTCGCTCTAGGGCTGGGCGTGGTTGCCTTGCTCGGCGGCGAGGTCAAACGGGACAGGACCTTGAGCCACCGGTCCGGCAGCGGGCTCTGGTTTATTCTGGCCGCAGTTTTTTGCGGGGCGATCTCTTCGGTCTCCTGCAAACTGGCCGCAATGCACGCCGATACCGCCGGGTTCATGACCCTGACCTACAGCATGGGGACCGTTTTTTCCGTGCTAATCAATCGGCACTGGAAAACGACCGCGCCCGGTGGCCGCCGCAAGGAAGCGCTGATCATCGGCCTGGTCATGGGAGTGCTCAATTTCTTCGGCTTCTACGCCCTGCTCAAGGCCATGGCGACCGGACCCCTGTCGGCCATTGTCCTGTTAACCGGAATGCATTTTGTCATCGCCATTATCCTTTCGGTGTTGATTTACCGTGAACGCCTTACTCCGCGGCGCGCGGCAGCTGTGCTGTTGACCCTGCTGGCGGTGTTCTTGATGAAACAATGACCACGGACTATTGATCATGAGCAACGAACGTCAATCCTGGAATGAACGCTGGAGCGACAAAGACTTCAGCGACGGTTGGCAAGCCGACTCCTGGCTGCTCCAGCATCACCGCCTGCTCAGTGGAAGCAGCGCCCTTGATGTGGCCTGCGGCCGCGGTCGCAACGCCCTGTTCCTGGCCGAACAGGGCTTCAATGTCACCGCTCTCGATTATTCCAGCGTGGCCCTCCGGCAACTGGCCGACAAGGCCGCTGAGCGCGGCGTCGCCATGACCACCCTGGAAACCGATCTGGAAAACAGCCCGCAGCTGCCGCAGCAGCAGTTTGACCTGGTGATCAACTTCTTTTATCTGTATCGGCCGCTGCTGCTCGACCTCAGGGAGCGGGTCAAGCCCGGTGGACTGATCATGATCCGCACCTTTACCAGCGCCGGAGATGGCGAACCCTGCCGACTGGAACCGAAAATGGTCCTGGAACCGGGAGAATTGTTACAGATCTTTGCCGATTGGGAGATTCTGGTTCACGAAGAAGGTTTGGAACCCTCCAAGAAAGGCGGCACCCTGGTCGGCCTGCTTGCCCGGAAGCCGGTATGATCAGAAGCTGCTCTTTCAACCTGCCCGCGTTCGACCCGCTGGAACTATACCTGCACCACTGCCCGGACGGGCCCGGTTTTCTGGAAACCCTCAATCCCCGACCCAAGACCGGGCGTTACTCGATTGTGCCGCTAAGCTGGCAGGAACGCTACCAGCTCCGAGACGGCCAGCTGCTGCGCAGCCAGGGCGGCCGATGCGATAGGCTGCCCGGCGATCCCTTTGCGAGCCTGGCCGCCATCCTTGCCGAGCGCAGTCTGCCGATCAAGTGCGAATCCCCCTTTCCGGGCGGTTTTTTCGGCTATTTCAGTTACGACCTCGCCGCCTCGATCGAGGACCTTCCGCGCCAGGCAATCCGCGATCTGCCCACCCCTGACCTCGACCTCTACTGGGTCGACGCCACTGCGGTCTACGATCATCGCTCCGCCAGGCTGATCCTTGCCGCTTTGCCCGGCGGTCCGGAATTGCCGGAGCTGAAAGAGCAGATTCAAAACTTTTCCGGCAGCCCTCCGGTCGGCTCTTTTTCGGTCATCCAACAGCCTCAGCCGATATTGTCCCAGGAACAATTCATGGCCATGGTAGAGCGGGGCAAGGAGTACATCCTCAGCGGCGACATATATCAGGTCAATCTGTCGTGCCGGTTTGACGGAACCATCAAGGGCGATTCAACCGAGCTGTACCGCCAGCTGCGCGAATTGAATCCCTCCCCCTTTGCCTGTTACCTGAATTTCCCCGACCTGGAGATCATCTCAAGCTCACCGGAACGGCTGGTCTCCCTCAGCAACGGTTTGGCCGAAGCACGCCCCATCGCCGGAACCCGCCCGCGTGGCTTCACCCTGCCGGAGGATGACCAACTCCGCCAGGAACTCCTTGGCCACCCCAAGGAACGGGCCGAGCACATGATGCTCATCGATCTGGCGCGCAATGACCTGGGCAAGGTCTGCCGATTCGGTAGCGTCGAGGTCGACGAGCTCATGGTCCTGGAACCTTATTCCCATGTCACCCATATCGTCTCCAATGTCAGCGGCCGGCTCACCCCGGAGAGCGGCCCCTTCGACCTGCTCAAGGCAGCCTTCCCCGGCGGCACCATCACCGGGGTCCCCAAAAAACGCTGCATGGAGATCATCGACGAACTGGAACCCGTCGGCCGCGGCAGTTACACCGGCAGCGCCGGTTTTATCAGCGTCACCGGGGACATGGACCTCAATATTCTGATCCGCAGTTTTCAACGCTTCGGCAACCTGCTCAACTACCAGACCGGGGCCGGGATCGTCGCCGATTCCGTCCCGGTCAGGGAATGGCACGAATGTCTGGCCAAAGGCGAAGCACTGCGGACCGTTCTCCAGCCAAGGAAGGACTGAACCATGCTGATCTGTTTCAATGGTGAATTCATCGCCCCGGAACAAGCCAGAGTCGCGATGCAGGACGGCAGTGTCCTGTTCGGTGACAGCCTGTTCGAAACCATGAAGGCCAACCAGCAGACCGTGGCGTTTGCCAAAGAACATCTCGACCGCCTGGAGCAGGCCGCCACGCTGACCGGCTTTCCCTGCGACCGCCCCCAGCTGGAAGCAGCCCTGGAGCAGGTCGCCAAACGGCTGCAGGCCCCCTGCTCACGCCTGCGCCTGACCCTTGGCCGCGGGGAGTTTACCGGGCTCGATTTCCCGGCGCAACAAGGCTGGTTCTGCCTGACCGCCAGCGACTACCCCAGCCTGCCGGAAGGAGCATGGCCGGCCGGTCTTAACGCTGTCATCGCCCCGAACCGCCGGGTCAACCCGCTAAGCCACCTGCCCCAGCTGAAACACGGTAATTATGCCGATTGTCTCTACGCCAGAAATTACGCGCTCAGCCAACAGGCCGACGAGGCGATCTTTGTCGATGAAAACGGCCTGGTTCTGGAAGGAGCAACCAGCAATATCTTCATCCGCAAGGAGCGCACCCTGACCACCCCGCCCTGCGGGCAATTGGTGCTTGGTGGCATCATCCGCCAGCAGCTGCTCACACTCGGGACCATGCTCGATCTGGATGTGATAGAGCGCGATCTGACTCTGACCGAGCTGCACAACGCCGATGAAACCTTCATCACCAACTCGCTCATCGACATCC encodes the following:
- a CDS encoding TRAP transporter small permease → MKRLFGLLGRIEELTLSLTFLGLALVAVIQVFCRYALDISFTWFEEAGRYVGIFATFLGASLGVKYASHFSMDLLISSAKPRVRKALHCGIGLLCGCAMLDLAFYGFRLVVRNYNFGNTSAAMQLPMYIAYLPIPFFALIMALRFYRIAWNALRGQLQTPKTDGGGQLS
- a CDS encoding TRAP transporter large permease; amino-acid sequence: MMTTVAIGFAALMLAGVPLAFMLIIVTMIALQLFSFTPQQAVVEQLFNSLDSFVLLAIPFFVLAGSIMTKGAIAKRLIAFINSLVGWIPGGLGVSGVLACIFFAAISGSGPATVVAIGSIMIPALVEAGYHKRFAIGLITTSGSLGIVIPPSIPMILYCLVMNVSVAEMFMAGILPGLLIGLSLVIYTVLRARRHNWKIGERPSLAEVIRTGKEGFWAILLPVVVLGGIYSGVFTPTEAAAVSVGYALFVELFIYRECSLREIPEICRESSIMASCLLFLLAGAMTFNWLLTAEEIPAMVARFVMEHIHSPWLFLLAINLLLLILGCFMDSVSAVLILSPLFLDTLQGYHIDLVHFGIVMVLNIEFGMLTPPFGLNLFVSMGVTGEKLRTVVSGVLPLLALLLCCLLLVTYIPDISLLLPKLFLR
- the larA gene encoding nickel-dependent lactate racemase, with amino-acid sequence MKSVAIPCSRDRITLELPAAAAQKARLVETRKANAAVLSAADIADSLEQPLGCAPLRELARGKKSACVVISDITRPVPNRLLLPPLLSRLEQAGIPRDAITILIATGMHRPNLGNELEELVGGEIAAGYRIINHDCHERDNLRQVAVIDGAPIEVNRHYLDAEFKVLTGLIEPHPFAGFSGGGKSILPGLASFETMKFMHSFALVDHPEVATARIADNPFRHHINRVSAAAGVDFIANVLIDDAKQPVAIFSGDPQAAFSAGCRQAENNAVVHVGSPADLVITSGGGYPLDATLYQSSKGLIAAGNIVRPGGTILMIAGCNEGLGSRSYCDIIRSAQASPEQFRAHYSNPDNFVIDQWGAQVYFQTLERCGRILLYSPHLTQQDIDPFGMTLVTDPAAVLPELCAQSQSIYIVPEGPYVGCVL
- a CDS encoding (Fe-S)-binding protein, translated to MLLPSRVALFLTCSAETLYPAVGRACVAVLEAAGFEVAFPASQTCCGQKWFNSNEPAEARILARHFLEVFEDSPAIVAPSSSCVDTVRNGYPELFTDDPALHKRFVSLGSKTFEFCEFLNKAGIRQLPALPAPVLTTYHSTCRTLRGIGLVGVAEKYLQQLCGDMFIPLPNADTCCGFGGTFSVKLPEVSGQLLQDKLDAIVATRAEVVTALDLSCLTHLSNGAKRLGMNRQRFVHLAELMAEALQGGRA
- a CDS encoding LUD domain-containing protein — its product is MKRSLTRHSFRLASARAIPDARLRAAVRKTAGVLADMRAKTVAGKPDFEALRDWGRSRKIEISGDLAKWADQFAANVERQGGIVHRAKDAADAGRIITEIAKAHGVQVAVKSKSMTSEEVGLNQLMQAAGIEVTETDLGEFIIQLAGEHPSHILAPAIHRSQDEVRSLFAEKLCAPDNLDVEGMVRFARKVLRHRFLEAGMGITGCNFAVADTGTVTIVTNEGNGRMCTSLPPVHVALVGMEKIIPSIKDLPDFLSLLTCSATGQRASSYISMTTGPRRPGECEGPEEVHVVLLDNGRTNIAAGPWREILHCLHCGSCLNHCPVYNAVGGHAYESPYSGPMGTVLSSLIWGENIYPDLANACTLCGRCVDYCAVKVPLRSFHRTLRNRNRQATFKSMLPARLATYPGSYRRGIAAVRRLLRNKSIAPLLRATNQAAANWLSCRELPTPSDEQSFRQWWQQRIPNQQDPPQLIREQQPAKPAAVPVAPSPATPTQEELFELYRQRATAIGVELAEITREQLATQLQALIEAEAISCTALPSGCWPTEILQQVTGVLEASASHLTTTEDNVHGTGWHQDDLINARLGVTWCKAFLAETGSMVFAAGPSHGTLASLLPEVHLAISTKEALFADLKAYFKANPGTLPSRLTQISGPSRTGDIEGTMTVGVHGPRRVIHWILATENRTTGQG
- a CDS encoding DMT family transporter encodes the protein MAAWYLNSLVALLLLGTQRFLYKVAAERGAGSSLTTAVFMATVALLSGIAYLGSGEPSTGSLTVLLLLALLNSSSFACATIAQIEALKRLPAGIAYPLTRLSLVLVILFSLIYFHETLQPWQWLGVALGLGVVALLGGEVKRDRTLSHRSGSGLWFILAAVFCGAISSVSCKLAAMHADTAGFMTLTYSMGTVFSVLINRHWKTTAPGGRRKEALIIGLVMGVLNFFGFYALLKAMATGPLSAIVLLTGMHFVIAIILSVLIYRERLTPRRAAAVLLTLLAVFLMKQ
- a CDS encoding class I SAM-dependent methyltransferase — encoded protein: MSNERQSWNERWSDKDFSDGWQADSWLLQHHRLLSGSSALDVACGRGRNALFLAEQGFNVTALDYSSVALRQLADKAAERGVAMTTLETDLENSPQLPQQQFDLVINFFYLYRPLLLDLRERVKPGGLIMIRTFTSAGDGEPCRLEPKMVLEPGELLQIFADWEILVHEEGLEPSKKGGTLVGLLARKPV
- a CDS encoding anthranilate synthase component I family protein — translated: MIRSCSFNLPAFDPLELYLHHCPDGPGFLETLNPRPKTGRYSIVPLSWQERYQLRDGQLLRSQGGRCDRLPGDPFASLAAILAERSLPIKCESPFPGGFFGYFSYDLAASIEDLPRQAIRDLPTPDLDLYWVDATAVYDHRSARLILAALPGGPELPELKEQIQNFSGSPPVGSFSVIQQPQPILSQEQFMAMVERGKEYILSGDIYQVNLSCRFDGTIKGDSTELYRQLRELNPSPFACYLNFPDLEIISSSPERLVSLSNGLAEARPIAGTRPRGFTLPEDDQLRQELLGHPKERAEHMMLIDLARNDLGKVCRFGSVEVDELMVLEPYSHVTHIVSNVSGRLTPESGPFDLLKAAFPGGTITGVPKKRCMEIIDELEPVGRGSYTGSAGFISVTGDMDLNILIRSFQRFGNLLNYQTGAGIVADSVPVREWHECLAKGEALRTVLQPRKD
- a CDS encoding aminotransferase class IV; protein product: MLICFNGEFIAPEQARVAMQDGSVLFGDSLFETMKANQQTVAFAKEHLDRLEQAATLTGFPCDRPQLEAALEQVAKRLQAPCSRLRLTLGRGEFTGLDFPAQQGWFCLTASDYPSLPEGAWPAGLNAVIAPNRRVNPLSHLPQLKHGNYADCLYARNYALSQQADEAIFVDENGLVLEGATSNIFIRKERTLTTPPCGQLVLGGIIRQQLLTLGTMLDLDVIERDLTLTELHNADETFITNSLIDIRPLLSLDGQALSQGDSWKMLFILLRQTIQG